The sequence AGCCGCGCTCGTCGAAGACCTCGGCCGCGGCGCACAGCACCGTCTGGCGGGTCGCCAGCGCGCGGGCCTGCCTGGCCATCGAAGCCTCCCTGGTGGTTCCGGTCGTCAGCTGCTGGATCCTACGGGGGCGGGCCGGGCGGCGGCCCGCATACCGTCCGGTAGGGACCCTTTCGAGCCGTTTCGGGCGGCAGTGCGGAGTTCCGGTCCCGGGCGGCTGCCCGCGGTCAGCCGCCGGCCGCCTGCCCGGGGAACGCCGTCGGCCGGCCACCCCGGTACTGCGGGTGGCCGGCCGACGGCCGAGCGGTTTCCGTGCGGGTCCTCGGGCGAGGCGTCAGGCGGCCCACTGCCAGCTGACCGGCGAGAAGTACGCCGGGCGGCGCTCCAGGCGCTGCCAGTTGGCGATCGGCTCGACCGGCGAGGAGGCGGCCGCCTGCTGGGCGGCCGCGGCGCGGGCCATCAGCACGGCGGTCAGGGCGGCGAGCTCCTCGTCGGAGAGCGAGCCGCGGACGATTCGGACGAGTGGTTCGGCGGAAGCGGTCATGGTCCGGATTTCTCCCGGCGTCGGTGGTGAGTGGGCGTCGGCGCGGCCGGCCGTGCGGTGCCGGCCGGGCGGTGCTGCTACATCGGGGGGTTGCCGTGCTTGCGGCTCGGCAGGTCCGCGTGCTTGGTGCGCAGCATCGCCAGCGAGGACGCCAGGACCTGGCGGGTCTCGGCGGGGTCGATGACGTCGTCCACGAGGCCGCGCTCGGCCGCGTAGTACGGGTGCATCAGCTCGCTCTTGTATTCCTTGATCTTCTGGTTGCGCATCGCGTCCGGGTCGTCGGCGGCGTTGATGTCCCGGCGGAAGATGACGTTGGCGGCGCCCTCGGCGCCCATGACGGCGATCTCGTTGGTCGGCCAGGCGAAGGAGAGGTCGGCGCCGATCGAGCGGGAGTCCATGACGATGTAGGCACCGCCGTAGGCCTTGCGCAGGATCAGCTGGATCCGCGGCACGGTCGCGTTGCAGTAGGCGTACAGCAGCTTCGCGCCGTGCCGGATGATGCCGTCGTGCTCCTGGTCGACGCCGGGCAGGAAGCCGGGGACGTCGAGCATGGTGACCAGGGGGATGTTGAAGGCGTCGCACATCTGGACGAAGCGCGCGGCCTTCTCGCTGGCGTTGATGTCCAGGACGCCGGCCAGCGACTGCGGCTGGTTGGCGATGATGCCGGTGACGTGGCCGTCGATCCGGGCGAGCACGCAGAGCACGTTGGTGGCCCAGCGCTCGTGGACCTCGAGGTACTCGCCGTGGTCGACGATCTCCTCGACGACCTTGCGCATGTCGTACGGCCGGTTGCCGTCGGCGGGCACCAGGTCGAGCAGGGTCTCGTTGCGGCGGTCCACCGGGTCGTCGTTGACGACCGGCGGGGGCATCTCGCGGTTGTTCTGCGGCAGCAGCGACAGGAGGTAGCGGACCTCCTCGATGCAGGACTGCTCGTCGTCGTAGACGAAGTGCGAGACGCCGGAGACGCCGGCGTGGACGTCGGCGCCGCCGAGCCCGTTCTGGCTGATCTTCTCGCCGGTGACGGCCTGGACCACGTCGGGGCCGGTGATGAACATCTGCGAGGTCTCGCGGACCATGAAGACGAAGTCGGTCAGGGCCGGGGAGTAGGCCGCGCCGCCGGCGCAGGGGCCGAGCATCACCGAGATCTGCGGGATGACGCCGGAGGCCCTGGTGTTGCGCTGGAAGATGCCGCCGTAGCCGGCGAGGGCGGTGACGCCCTCCTGGATGCGGGCGCCGGCGCCGTCGTTGAGCGAGACCAGCGGGGCACCGGCCGCGATGGCCATGTCCATGATCTTGTGGATCTTCTGGGCGTGCGCCTCGCCGAGCGCGCCGCCGAAGATCCGGAAGTCGTGGGCGTAGGTGAAGACCGTCCGGCCGTGCACGGTGCCCCAGCCGACGATCACGCCGTCGGTGTGCGGCTTCTTCGCCTCCAGCCCGAAACCGGTGGCGCGGTGCCGGCGCAGCGGCTCGACCTCCCGGAACGAGCCCTCGTCGAGCAGCAGCTCGATCCGCTCGCGGGCGGTCAGCTTGCCCTTGGCGTGCTGGGCCTCGGTGGCCTTCTCGCTGGGACCCCGGCGGACCTGCTCGCGGAGTTCGTGCAGTTCCGCGACTCTTCCCCGGACGTCCGTGGGGATCTCCGGGACGTCGTCGTCGACCGGCGCCTGGTGCACAACCGTCATCTCGAACCACTCCAAAGGTGAGGGAACTGTCCGACAGCCAACGTCTGCGATGCCCCCGGCTGCGAATCACTTCTTCACTTATGACTGTACGAGGGGCCGCGCGCTGGTTTCGGCGTCGATTCCGTACAAGGTCGCGTCCGTTTAGATGTCAGGGCTGCACAGAAAGCGAAGCGTTTCAGCCCGTCCTGCCGGTAGCTGTTCGATTACCCCGAGCTGTCGTCCAGATGGCGGTCGGGTGAGCGCAACCTGAGGAAACACGCAGGTCACGGCCGCCCCTGTGAAGGGTGGCGGGGGTTCCGGCCCGGGTGTCCGCGGGACGCCTGGTGCGGCGGTGAAGGCCGTGCCGGCGGGCCGGTGGTGTCCGACCAGTCGTAGGGATGCACCAAAAAGACCGCAGCCCACCCGGTGGATGCCGGGTGGGCTGTCCGAGCGACGGGGGCTCAGCCGCGACGGCCTTCGTCCGGGTCGTCCTTGCCGCGCAGCTCGTTCTCGCGGCGGCGCAAATCCGCCTCCCACTGCTTGAGCATGTCCTCGTGCTCGTTGTTGTGCTTCTTCAACGAGGCGAGGAACTCCGGGTTGTCGTCCGGCGCCAACGGCCGGCCGTCGGGCCGCGCGGCGTACGCCCGGCCGTCGGCGCCGCCGCCCGCCGGTGCGGTCCTCGGCGCCCCGCGCTGCTTGCCGGCCACCAGCCAGGCGATCGAGCCGACGAGCGGGAACAGCAGCACGATGATCACCCAGACCACCTTGGGCAGGTGCTTCACCTCGTCCTCGGGGGTGGTCAGGCAGTCGATGAAGGCCCAAACCCACAGGGCGAGCGGGAGTACGAAGGTCAGGATCCTCAGCACGGCGGCGGTCTCCCCCGGGTGACGTCGGTGGCGGGCGGGCGCGTTCTCGCGGCGGCGGGCCGGTCCGTCGGGCGGTGCGCCGCTTCGAGGGGGCCCTTGACACAGGCCAGGCTATCGGGTGGCGGATACTGGCAGGCATGGCATACGACGATCTCCGCTCGTTCCTGCGGGCCCTCGACCGCGAAGGCGACCTCAAGCGGATCAAGGCGGAGGTGGACCCCTATCTGGAGATCGGCGAGATCGTCGACCGGGTGCAGAAGGCCAAGGGCCCGGCCCTGCTGTTCGAGAACGTCAAGGGTTCGTCGATGCCGCTGGCGATGAACGTCTTCGGCACCGAGCGGCGGCTCTCCAAGGCGCTCGGCCTCAAGGGCCCGGAGGAGATCGCCGACCGGATCTCCGGCCTGCTGAAGCCGGAGCTGCCGCAGGGCTTCACCGGCTTCCGGGACGCCTTCGGCAAGCTGGCCTCGATGGCCCACGTGCCGCCGAAGAACGTGAAGTCCGGCGACGCCCCCGTGCACGAGGTGGTGCTCACCGGTGAGGACGTCAACCTGGACGAGCTGCCCGCGCTGTTCACCTGGCCGCTGGACGGCGGCTCCTTCTTCAACCTGGGCCTGACCCACACCAAGGACCCGGACAGCGGCATCCGCAACCTCGGCCTGTACCGGCTGCAGCGGCACGACCGCCGCACCATCGGCATGCACTGGCAGATCCACAAGGACAGCCGCAACCACGCCGCGGTGGCCGCCAAGCGCGGCGAGCGGCTCCCGGTCGCGATCGCCTTCGGCTGCCCGCCGGCCGTCACCTACGCGGCCACCGCGCCGCTGCCGGGCGACATCGACGAGTACCTGTTCGCGGGCTTCGTCGCGGGCGAGCGGGTGCGGATGGTGGA comes from Streptomyces sp. TLI_053 and encodes:
- a CDS encoding menaquinone biosynthesis decarboxylase; protein product: MAYDDLRSFLRALDREGDLKRIKAEVDPYLEIGEIVDRVQKAKGPALLFENVKGSSMPLAMNVFGTERRLSKALGLKGPEEIADRISGLLKPELPQGFTGFRDAFGKLASMAHVPPKNVKSGDAPVHEVVLTGEDVNLDELPALFTWPLDGGSFFNLGLTHTKDPDSGIRNLGLYRLQRHDRRTIGMHWQIHKDSRNHAAVAAKRGERLPVAIAFGCPPAVTYAATAPLPGDIDEYLFAGFVAGERVRMVDCRTVPLQVPADAEVVLEGWLEPGEMLPEGPFGDHTGFYTPQEPFPALTIDCVTMRRRPILQSIVVGRPPTEDGPLGKFTERFFLPLLKIIIPDIVDYDLPEAGGFHNCVIVSIDKKYPKHAQKTMHAIWGAHMMSLTKLIIVVDSDCDVHDYQEVAWRAFGNVDYSRDLTVVEGPVDHLDHASYQQFWGGKAGIDATRKLPEEGYTRDGGWPEMVSSDPETAALVSRRWKEYGL
- a CDS encoding acyl-CoA carboxylase subunit epsilon encodes the protein MTASAEPLVRIVRGSLSDEELAALTAVLMARAAAAQQAAASSPVEPIANWQRLERRPAYFSPVSWQWAA
- a CDS encoding PLD nuclease N-terminal domain-containing protein; amino-acid sequence: MLRILTFVLPLALWVWAFIDCLTTPEDEVKHLPKVVWVIIVLLFPLVGSIAWLVAGKQRGAPRTAPAGGGADGRAYAARPDGRPLAPDDNPEFLASLKKHNNEHEDMLKQWEADLRRRENELRGKDDPDEGRRG
- a CDS encoding acyl-CoA carboxylase subunit beta gives rise to the protein MTVVHQAPVDDDVPEIPTDVRGRVAELHELREQVRRGPSEKATEAQHAKGKLTARERIELLLDEGSFREVEPLRRHRATGFGLEAKKPHTDGVIVGWGTVHGRTVFTYAHDFRIFGGALGEAHAQKIHKIMDMAIAAGAPLVSLNDGAGARIQEGVTALAGYGGIFQRNTRASGVIPQISVMLGPCAGGAAYSPALTDFVFMVRETSQMFITGPDVVQAVTGEKISQNGLGGADVHAGVSGVSHFVYDDEQSCIEEVRYLLSLLPQNNREMPPPVVNDDPVDRRNETLLDLVPADGNRPYDMRKVVEEIVDHGEYLEVHERWATNVLCVLARIDGHVTGIIANQPQSLAGVLDINASEKAARFVQMCDAFNIPLVTMLDVPGFLPGVDQEHDGIIRHGAKLLYAYCNATVPRIQLILRKAYGGAYIVMDSRSIGADLSFAWPTNEIAVMGAEGAANVIFRRDINAADDPDAMRNQKIKEYKSELMHPYYAAERGLVDDVIDPAETRQVLASSLAMLRTKHADLPSRKHGNPPM